The proteins below are encoded in one region of Limisphaera ngatamarikiensis:
- a CDS encoding SCO family protein — MNRNRIRVWACCLALGLAGCSRDSQPLGPAAGPPLAPRHYEVRGVVIELDPARSNLLVRHEEIPGYMRAMTMPFAVRDTNLLAGLASGDSIRFRLVVTETDGWIETLEKVNTPATNRLPLTGPFRLVRDVDPLQPGDLLPHYPLTNQWGQPFSTTNFHGRVLVLSFIYTRCPFPTFCPRTMQELVRAWHALAADAAAPAKVHFLVVSFDPEFDTPQVLRAYGQSHGVPEEGWTLATGALIEVTALAEQFGLTFWREDGGWAHNLRTAVIGADGRVREILVGNRWTADDLAQAIRKALAAEKPAMP, encoded by the coding sequence ATGAATAGGAACAGGATCCGGGTCTGGGCGTGTTGTCTGGCGTTGGGGCTGGCGGGTTGTTCGCGCGACTCCCAACCACTCGGGCCTGCGGCAGGCCCGCCCCTGGCCCCCCGACATTACGAGGTGCGCGGGGTTGTAATCGAGCTGGACCCGGCCCGCAGCAACCTGCTCGTACGGCATGAGGAAATCCCGGGGTACATGCGGGCCATGACCATGCCCTTTGCAGTGCGTGACACCAACCTGCTGGCCGGGTTGGCATCGGGCGATTCGATCCGGTTTCGGCTGGTGGTGACCGAGACGGACGGTTGGATCGAAACTCTGGAAAAGGTCAATACCCCCGCCACCAACCGTCTGCCGCTGACGGGACCGTTCCGGCTGGTCCGGGACGTGGACCCGCTTCAACCCGGCGACCTGCTGCCGCACTACCCGCTAACCAACCAATGGGGCCAACCCTTCAGCACCACCAACTTCCATGGACGCGTGCTGGTCCTTTCCTTCATCTACACGCGCTGCCCCTTCCCCACCTTCTGCCCGCGCACGATGCAGGAGCTGGTCCGGGCCTGGCACGCCCTTGCCGCCGACGCTGCCGCTCCTGCGAAAGTTCACTTTCTTGTTGTGAGTTTCGATCCCGAATTCGACACCCCCCAGGTGCTGCGGGCCTACGGCCAGAGCCACGGCGTGCCGGAGGAAGGTTGGACCCTGGCCACCGGCGCGCTGATCGAGGTCACCGCCCTGGCCGAGCAATTCGGGTTGACGTTCTGGCGCGAGGACGGTGGCTGGGCGCACAACCTCCGCACGGCCGTCATCGGCGCCGACGGTCGCGTGCGCGAGATCCTTGTGGGCAACCGCTGGACCGCTGACGACCTGGCACAGGCGATCCGAAAAGCCCTCGCGGCGGAAAAGCCGGCCATGCCGTAA
- the pfp gene encoding diphosphate--fructose-6-phosphate 1-phosphotransferase — protein MANTNRGKLGILVGGGPAPGINGVIAAATIEGINQGFEVIGFRDGFKYLAEGDSQRYTRLTIDDVKHIHLRGGSILGTARTNPAKSETSMHNVLDVLNKLGVTALVTIGGDDTAFSASQVYKRAEGRIRVAHVPKTIDNDLPLPGSTPTFGFETARHYGVQLVRNLSEDAQTTSRWYIVVSMGRSAGHLALGIGKAAAATLTIIPEEFRDRPVTLEEVCDIIIGSIIKRRAMGRYYGVVVLAEGLIEAMGEQGLKNAVPGGQLERYGRVIRDDHGHLRLGEIAFGRLVKDTLMARLEPLGLKISFIDKDLGYELRCADPIPFDAEYTRDLGYGAIKFILSADAAKYGAIISFIDGKMLPLPFEKMLNPQTGRFTVRRVNVDGESYECALHYMIRLERSDFEDVSQLARLAAVVKMTPEQFKQRFGYLVGIA, from the coding sequence ATGGCAAACACAAACCGAGGCAAACTGGGCATTTTGGTCGGAGGTGGACCGGCCCCCGGGATCAACGGGGTGATCGCCGCCGCCACCATCGAGGGCATCAATCAGGGGTTCGAGGTCATCGGGTTCCGTGACGGGTTCAAGTACCTGGCCGAAGGCGACAGCCAGCGGTACACCCGCCTGACCATCGACGACGTCAAACACATCCACCTGCGCGGGGGTTCGATCCTGGGCACGGCACGGACGAACCCGGCCAAATCCGAAACCAGCATGCACAACGTGCTGGATGTGTTGAACAAGCTGGGCGTCACCGCCCTTGTGACCATCGGCGGGGACGACACCGCCTTCTCAGCCAGCCAGGTTTACAAGCGCGCCGAAGGCCGCATCCGGGTGGCGCACGTGCCCAAAACCATTGACAACGACCTGCCCCTGCCCGGATCCACACCCACCTTCGGATTCGAAACCGCCCGGCATTACGGGGTCCAACTGGTGCGCAACCTGAGCGAGGACGCCCAGACGACCTCGCGCTGGTACATCGTCGTGAGCATGGGCCGGTCGGCCGGACACTTGGCCCTCGGGATCGGTAAGGCTGCAGCAGCCACCCTGACCATCATCCCCGAGGAGTTCCGCGACCGCCCCGTCACCCTGGAAGAGGTCTGCGACATCATCATCGGGTCCATCATCAAGCGCCGGGCCATGGGCCGATACTACGGTGTGGTGGTCCTGGCCGAGGGCCTGATCGAAGCCATGGGCGAACAGGGCCTCAAGAACGCCGTGCCCGGCGGGCAGTTGGAGCGCTACGGCCGCGTCATCCGGGACGACCACGGCCATCTCCGTCTGGGCGAAATCGCCTTCGGCCGACTGGTCAAGGACACCCTCATGGCCCGGCTGGAGCCGCTCGGCCTCAAGATCAGCTTCATCGACAAGGACCTCGGGTACGAACTGCGATGCGCCGACCCGATCCCCTTCGATGCCGAATACACCCGCGACCTCGGCTACGGCGCCATCAAGTTCATCCTGTCGGCCGACGCAGCCAAGTACGGCGCCATCATCAGCTTCATCGACGGCAAGATGTTGCCGCTGCCGTTCGAAAAAATGCTCAATCCGCAGACCGGCCGGTTCACCGTGCGCCGGGTCAACGTGGACGGCGAATCCTACGAGTGCGCCCTCCACTACATGATCCGACTCGAACGGTCCGACTTTGAGGACGTCTCCCAACTGGCCCGCCTGGCCGCCGTGGTCAAGATGACACCCGAGCAGTTCAAACAACGGTTCGGTTACCTGGTCGGCATCGCCTGA